The Myxococcus virescens genomic sequence CGACTTGCCGAACGTCATGGCCTTGCCGCTGCCACCCTGCAGCTGGCGCATGAAGAAGATGAAGAACAGGAACAGGAAGACGACCGGCATCCACTGACCGAGGATGGTCAGCCAGAGGCTGTTCTGCTCCTCCCGCTCGTACTTCACGTCCACGCCATTGCTGCGGAGCTGGTTCAGCATGGCCGCATCCGGCGCCGGCCCCGTCGTGCGGAACTTCTCCGACGTGTCGGTGAACTTGCCGGAATAGGTGTTGCCCTTGACGGCAACCTCCTGGACCTTCTTCTCCTCCACCTTCGTCAGCAACTGGGTGAAGGACGGTTCCTGGACCTGGTCGTTGCCCTGGGAGAAGAAATTGTAGAAGGCGACGAAGAGGACGATCAGGATGACCCAGAGCCCGATGGTCTTGTAAGTCGAACGCACGTGTCAGCTGCCCTTTCGGAACTCGGCGGGATGAGGGCCGCGCTGGGAAGAACCCCAGCTTTTTCCATCACTTGGCCGACACCAGGCGAGCTACCCAGCGACGGACCGTATCAGCAACAGCAAAAAGCCCTCAACTATTTAGGGGGCCGCGCCCATCCCCCGAACTGCGACTCTGCCACTCTCTATAACGCCGCGGTCCGCTGAATGCTCGAACCGGGGGGGACCGCCCAGAGGTACTCCCTGGCGGCCGCACGCGGAGCCACCGGTGACCAGAGGCCGGGGAGCCACAACACCTGCCCCTCGGCATCCGCCACCACCGGCCGCGTGGCCCGTGCTTCCGCGGGCACTCGAAGATCAACCAACACATCTTGGAGCTTGCGTTGTCCCCCGGCAGTGCACACCCGGTCGCCGGGGCGACGTGTCCGCACGGTCAGCGGCCAGCGCGTCCCGTCCCCGAGCGCCAGCCCGAGCACGCCCGCAGGTGGAGGTGCGAACTCGACGGAAAAATTCCAGCCCGTCCCCACGAGCGCGCCCCGCGAACCCGCGTGCTCCAGCCGAAGTTCAGCCGGTGGAGCGGACGGCACCTGCCGCACGCAGCGCACCCGTCCGCTGGTCGCGCGCAGCACGTAGCCCCGCCCCAACGTGGCCGTGCCGCCCTGAGCCACCGCGCGCTGCACCCGGGCCAGCGTGGCCTCATCCACCGCGGCCTCCGTGCCGGCCACCAGCCGGGCGAGCACCCGCCGGCGCAGCGCGGGCTCCAGTGCGCGCACGCCCACCGCATCCAGCGCGCCATCTTCCAGGCGCAGCCGGTCGAAGGCCGCGTCCGCCATGGACGCCAGCAGCGACTCGTCCTCCGCGACCACGCGCGCGAAGGCGGCCAGGTGCCCCTCCACCGCGAAGCCGGCGGCGCGCGACAGGGCGGGTAGCACTCCAAGGCGAACGCGCGTCCGGAAGTGGACAGGGTCGGCGTTCATCGGGTCTGTCGCATAGGCGACACCCTGTTCCGCCAGGAAGGCCACCACATCCTCCCGCGTGCACGACAGCAGGGGGCGCACCAGTCCGGGGCGCGCTTCGTGGATGCCCACCGCGCCGCGCAGGGCGGTGCCCCGCGCCAGGCGCATGAGCAGCGTCTCCGCCTGGTCCGTGGCGGTGTGCGCGGTGGCCACCACGTCCAGGCCCCGCTCGAGGCGGAGCGCGTCCAGCGCCGCGTAGCGAGCCTCCCTCGCGCGCGCCTCGATGCCGGCCCCAGGATGCAGCCTCAGCGCCTGGACGTAGCAGGGCAGCCCCCGCGCGGCCGCCAGGACGGACACCTGACGAGCCTCCTCCGCCGCTTCGGGACGCAGGCCATGGTCCAGCGAGGCCACCTCCACGCGAAGCCGGAGTCGCTCGGCGACGAGCGCGGTTCCCACCAGGAGGGCCGTGGAGTCCGCGCCGCCGGAAACGGCGAGCAGCACCGAACCTCCCTCAAGTCCCAGCCGGGTGTACGCCTCTTGAAGCGTCGTCGTCAGCAGCTGCGTGGCGGAATCGTGACGGGGCATCGGACCGCGGTGGAATGGAGTGTCGGGTGAGCGGGTTACAGAGGCACGTGCGGTTGAAGGCAGGGGGGCTGATTCTTATGATCGCCACAACATCGAATCGGCGTTGAGGCGGTAGCGGAAATACACGCGGCCGCGAACGCGGTTCTTGAGACGGTCGAATTTTGAGCTGTTGGACCTAGGGGTCCCCCCCCTCCCCCTCTGGGTCCACGGGCCCGCCTGGAGATTTCCCCGGGCGGTCCCTCTTTCCGAAGCGCCCCGGACTCCCTCGTGGAGTCTGGGGCGTTTCCTTTTTCGCGCATGGTTGCACAGCTTACGTGCAACTGGACGAGCACGGGGACAGACCGTGCGACCTCGGAATGAGTCCTTGGAAACCGTTGACCCTCTTGGGAGTCTGTCGGATAACGGCCCAGGTGTGTTCAGGTCGTCACCCCGAATCCGCCCCGGAGACCCAAGTATGGCAGGCACCGACAAGCGCAAGCAGTCGCTGTACTTCCCCGAGGAGATGCTGAAGGAGATCCAGGAAGAGGCGACCCGCCAGGACCGCTCCCTTTCCTGGGTCGTGCAGCAGGCGTGGAAGATCGCCCGCGAGCGCATCAAGTCGTTCCCCGCCGTGAATGACGTGACTGGCGACGAGCGCCAGGACCCTCGGGAGGAGTAACGACGGATGGCTACGACGGACCATCGTAAACAGAGTCTCTATTTCCCCGAGGACATGCTGGAGGAGATCCAGCGTGAGGCGACGAGGCAGGACCGCTCGCTGTCCTGGATTGTCCAGCAGGCGTGGAAGGTGGCGCGCGGGGACATCCGGAAGATGCCGTCGGTCAACGACGTGCTCAGCCCGCCTCCTCGTCCCGCGGCCCCCGCGCCCGCCCCCGCCCAGCCGGTGACGGCCGTGGCGGTGGCGCCCTCCGAAGAGCCCAAGTAGTTCCGGAGGGCCGGCTTCACGCCCGGTCCCCCACCCTCACCTGCCCGCGGGCCTCGCGGGCAGGGCACAGTTCTGGAAGACGACTCGCGGCTCCTCGCGCAGCGCCTGCACGGGCGTTGGGTGCCTGGCCTTCATGTATGCCGAAGCGAGGTTGGCTTCCGTACCGCCCAGCTTGCGAGCCTGCACCGGGTTGCGGTCCGGGTTCTGTCCCGCGTTGCCCAGCGCCGTGCCGTAGCCGTCTCCTCCCTCCAGGATGTACGCGTTCATGGCCACGCGGTAGCGGATGGACGCGTCTTCGCGCGCAGGCAGCGCCACGGGCACCCCACCCACCGTCAGCTCGCGCACGCGCGAGCCTTTCGGCTGGGCGCAGTCCACGCGCAGCGAGCTGCCCTCGGACACGTGAAGGAAGGCGCCGGAAGGCGACGCGATGCTCTGCCCTTCCAGGTACAGCGCGCCCACGGACAGCTCCAGCATGTCCACGAGCTCCTTCTCCGTGAGGTCCACCGTCACGACGAGGTTCTCGAAGAGGATGAGCTCGTGGAGCACGCCATCCGTGAGCGGGCCCTGGCGCAGCTCGGTCCGCGTGACGCACAGACCTTCCTGGCGCAGCGAGCCGCCGTTGACGACGCCCAGCACCGCGGGGCGCGTGGAATCATCCTCCGCGTGCAGGAGGGCATCCGCGACGAGCTGGCCCAGCGCATTGTTGTCGTGCCGCGTGTAGACCTTGTCCAGGAGCACATCGTCGGCCAGGTAGCCCACGACGGCGTCGGGGTCCTCCACCAGGGGCTGGCACGAGTCGTTGTAGGCGATGCAGCCGCCGTGGAAGGCGCCCAGCCCGAAGGTGAGCGCGGCGAACAGGGAGCGGGAGCGCGGCATCAGTAGTGGGCCCTCACGGTGAGGAATCCGGACATGCCCTCGCGCGGGAGCAGCCCGGGGACACGGTCCGGACGGGGCACGTCGTCGCGAAGGTCATTGTCGAACAGGTTGTGCGCCACCAGGGCCACCTCGAAGTGCTCCAGGATGGGCTCGGTGCGCAGCTGCGCGGTGATGAGGCTGTAGGACGGAATCTTGTAGCGGCGGATGAGCTCCAGCACGGAGCGGCTGTTGTTGCGCCGCTCCGCGCCCGTGCGCACCACCACGTCGAAATTCACATAGGCGCCAATGGGCATCGTCACGCCGGCGTTGAAGCGCGCCTGCGGCGTGTCGGTGAGCAGGCGGGACTGGGCGGGCAGCTCCAGGTCCTCCGCGCGGGAGATGCTGGCGTTGAGCCACGCATACGCGCGCTTGGAGGCCTCCAGCCGGGCCTCGCCCTCCACGCCGTACACGCGCACGCCCAGCTCGCGGTTGCGCAGCGGGACGATGTTGCCCGACGTGTCCACGGGGACGATGGGCGAGCCGAAGAGGGCCACGTACGCGTTGGCGCGCAGCCGCACGCGCGCGTCCCCCGCCGACTGGATGAGGTCCGCGCCCAGCTCGAAGGTGTCCACCGTGGCGGGCTGGAGGCGCGGGTTCCCCTCGAAGCGGCCCTGGTTGTACTCCGTGTCCGGAATGCGCTCGACCAACTCCTGCAGCGTGGGCGCGCGGAAGGCACGCCCGTAGAGGGCCTTGAGCACCAGCGCGTCGGTGGCCGCGAACACCAGTCCCACGCGCGGATTGAGGGTGGGCACGAAGCGGGTGCCGTTGATGGCGCCGGATGCGTCCACCGTGGGCAGTTGGGTGGCGTCCATGCGCACGCCGAACGTGAGCGTGAGCGCGTTGACGACAGTCCACTGGTCCTGCGCGAACAGGCCCACGTTGAGGCGGCGGGACGCGGCGCCGCTCGTCAGGTCCACCAGGCCCTCCGGCCGCGTGAGGCCATCCGGGCGCACCTGCGCGTCCAGGGTGTAGTTCGTCACGTAGTCGTATTCGCCCAGCGACTGCTGCTCCACCACCGCGCCCAGGGAGAGGCGGTTGTAGGCGCCCAGGGCCACGTCCGCGTCCACGGAGCCGGTGAGCGAGCGCACGGAGACGCGCGTCTGCTCCTGCATCCCCTCTTCGAACAGGCGGTTCGTGCCCGTGCCGGCGCTGAAGTCGTGAGGGGTGATCTGGAAGAAACGGTCGGTGGACTGCTGGTCATACCCGGCCCGCGCGCGGAGCGTCACGTCGGGGCCGAAGGAGCGCTCCCAGGTCAGGTCCGCGAGGAAGACGTTCCAGCCCAGCTTGGAGTCCTCGCCCACCGTGTCGAAGAGGCCCACCAGGGCGCTGCGGCGCTCGGTGAGGAAGCGCGCGGAGGCTCCCAGGCGGCCCGCGTCGCCCATGGCGTAGGTGGCGCCCGCACCCGCGTTGAAGAGGAAGCGCTCGTCGCGGGTGCGCCCCGCGGGGTCCGTCACGTCGCGGAGCCCCTGCGAGCGCGACTCGTCGTCCAGGCCGTCGTTCTCGATGACGGTGGAGTCGCCGGCCTGGCTCCACA encodes the following:
- a CDS encoding TIGR04563 family protein codes for the protein MATTDHRKQSLYFPEDMLEEIQREATRQDRSLSWIVQQAWKVARGDIRKMPSVNDVLSPPPRPAAPAPAPAQPVTAVAVAPSEEPK
- a CDS encoding TIGR04563 family protein, with product MAGTDKRKQSLYFPEEMLKEIQEEATRQDRSLSWVVQQAWKIARERIKSFPAVNDVTGDERQDPREE
- a CDS encoding TonB-dependent receptor plug domain-containing protein, with the protein product MKTAHARATLLSLVLVMAVPGRAEEPGLLHSPPERAEPRVALQLDGTLVEGRRVLELYVRYRGPGEPYARRPMEREYGDLYRAVIPAEHVVPPGIEYYVEGLTADGQRVPLFQSASRPARVLVGGETPASASIVRSTPPPDRRPPPSRTPPRAAPPEPAPPPERTPPPERSRAQASAPRKDVPPATPQDDSMAALTADLPADAPTEASSSARPSRTSAATGSAPASREPAAPRSELEEDLALYSAEDTLALATRHEAAVRTVPAIGASFSQQQLRSLGARTVADVLDVVPGLSVSRDVQGFHRTAIRGLRNDAEVLFLLNGHRLNSFFDGKALMNLPVENLERVEVIRGPGSALYGAGAFLGVVNIVTDTSDGVRTAVSVGGYPGQDDRLAVTGNGHLSAGHTAGNLRVFADIDVWSQAGDSTVIENDGLDDESRSQGLRDVTDPAGRTRDERFLFNAGAGATYAMGDAGRLGASARFLTERRSALVGLFDTVGEDSKLGWNVFLADLTWERSFGPDVTLRARAGYDQQSTDRFFQITPHDFSAGTGTNRLFEEGMQEQTRVSVRSLTGSVDADVALGAYNRLSLGAVVEQQSLGEYDYVTNYTLDAQVRPDGLTRPEGLVDLTSGAASRRLNVGLFAQDQWTVVNALTLTFGVRMDATQLPTVDASGAINGTRFVPTLNPRVGLVFAATDALVLKALYGRAFRAPTLQELVERIPDTEYNQGRFEGNPRLQPATVDTFELGADLIQSAGDARVRLRANAYVALFGSPIVPVDTSGNIVPLRNRELGVRVYGVEGEARLEASKRAYAWLNASISRAEDLELPAQSRLLTDTPQARFNAGVTMPIGAYVNFDVVVRTGAERRNNSRSVLELIRRYKIPSYSLITAQLRTEPILEHFEVALVAHNLFDNDLRDDVPRPDRVPGLLPREGMSGFLTVRAHY
- a CDS encoding 5'-nucleotidase C-terminal domain-containing protein, with product MPRSRSLFAALTFGLGAFHGGCIAYNDSCQPLVEDPDAVVGYLADDVLLDKVYTRHDNNALGQLVADALLHAEDDSTRPAVLGVVNGGSLRQEGLCVTRTELRQGPLTDGVLHELILFENLVVTVDLTEKELVDMLELSVGALYLEGQSIASPSGAFLHVSEGSSLRVDCAQPKGSRVRELTVGGVPVALPAREDASIRYRVAMNAYILEGGDGYGTALGNAGQNPDRNPVQARKLGGTEANLASAYMKARHPTPVQALREEPRVVFQNCALPARPAGR
- the tilS gene encoding tRNA lysidine(34) synthetase TilS; this encodes MPRHDSATQLLTTTLQEAYTRLGLEGGSVLLAVSGGADSTALLVGTALVAERLRLRVEVASLDHGLRPEAAEEARQVSVLAAARGLPCYVQALRLHPGAGIEARAREARYAALDALRLERGLDVVATAHTATDQAETLLMRLARGTALRGAVGIHEARPGLVRPLLSCTREDVVAFLAEQGVAYATDPMNADPVHFRTRVRLGVLPALSRAAGFAVEGHLAAFARVVAEDESLLASMADAAFDRLRLEDGALDAVGVRALEPALRRRVLARLVAGTEAAVDEATLARVQRAVAQGGTATLGRGYVLRATSGRVRCVRQVPSAPPAELRLEHAGSRGALVGTGWNFSVEFAPPPAGVLGLALGDGTRWPLTVRTRRPGDRVCTAGGQRKLQDVLVDLRVPAEARATRPVVADAEGQVLWLPGLWSPVAPRAAAREYLWAVPPGSSIQRTAAL